A DNA window from Camelina sativa cultivar DH55 chromosome 13, Cs, whole genome shotgun sequence contains the following coding sequences:
- the LOC104737258 gene encoding lipid transfer protein EARLI 1-like has translation MTSKNSTSLSLFFALNILFFTLTAATDCGCNPSPKQKPVPSPKPKPVPSPSVPSPSVPSPNPRPVTPPSTGSSGNCPIDALKLGVCGNVLSRLLNIQLGQPSAQQCCSLIQGLVDVDAAVCLCTALRANILGINLNVPISLSVLLNACNRKLPSGFQCV, from the coding sequence atgACATCAAAGAACtcaacctctctttctcttttcttcgcCCTCAACATCCTATTTTTCACCTTAACCGCTGCAACTGATTGTGGTTGCAACCCAAGTCCTAAACAAAAGCCTGTCCCAAGTCCTAAGCCCAAGCCGGTCCCAAGTCCTTCGGTTCCAAGTCCATCGGTCCCAAGTCCAAACCCTAGGCCGGTCACGCCTCCGAGCACTGGTTCATCTGGAAACTGCCCTATAGATGCTCTCAAGCTTGGTGTATGTGGAAATGTCCTAAGCAGACTACTCAACATCCAGTTGGGTCAACCATCAGCTCAACAATGTTGCTCGCTCATCCAGGGTTTAGTTGACGTCGATGCTGCGGTTTGTCTCTGCACTGCTCTTAGGGCTAACATTCTGGGAATCAACCTTAACGTTCCTATATCTCTCAGCGTTCTTCTCAACGCCTGTAACAGAAAGCTTCCGTCTGGTTTCCAATGTGTTTGA
- the LOC104737259 gene encoding lipid transfer protein EARLI 1-like encodes MALNNSPSLALYIALNILFVTLTTAADCGCNPSPKVPTPSVPTPDPRPVTPPTTPSSSGNCPIDALRLGVCANVLSSLLNVQLGQPSSQSCCSLIQGLVDVDAAVCLCTALSANILEINLNVPISLSVLLHVCNRKLPSGFQCA; translated from the coding sequence ATGGCTTTAAATAACTCACCCTCTCTTGCTCTTTACATTGCCCTCAATATCCTTTTTGTCACCTTAACCACTGCAGCTGATTGTGGATGCAACCCAAGTCCTAAGGTCCCAACTCCTTCAGTCCCAACTCCTGACCCTAGGCCGGTCACGCCTCCGACCACCCCTAGCTCATCTGGAAACTGTCCTATCGATGCTCTCAGACTCGGTGTGTGCGCCAATGTCCTAAGCAGTCTACTTAACGTGCAATTGGGTCAGCCATCATCTCAATCATGCTGCTCGCTCATCCAAGGTTTGGTTGACGTCGATGCTGCGGTTTGTCTATGCACAGCTCTTAGTGCTAACATTCTCGAAATCAACCTTAACGTCCCTATATCTCTCAGCGTACTTCTCCACGTTTGTAACAGAAAGCTTCCATCTGGTTTCCAATGTGCTTGA